The genomic region TGTCATTTGCTTGGAGTGCCTGTGCCGCAAAATATCGATGGTGCCGTGCTGACGGAAATACTCGATGATGAGTCCGTTCGTTCGTTACCACTTCGATTCTCCGACGCTCTGAATTTCGTGGATGGCGGCGATGCAGGTTATTCCAGCGAAGAAAAGAAAGAAATCGAAGATCGCCTGAAGAGTTTGGGCTATCTGTAATGTGATCTCGACGTAGAGGAGAACTGAGCCGATAGGATTACTTCTCCTCTGCGTCGAGAATACTGTGGTGCAACCTTAACCCCTTTTATCATCATGCCGAATCCCATTGCCAGTGAAGTTGCCAAATCCGTATTTCTCAAAACCATGGGCCGGCTTTTGCCGCGTCTACCACTCCCTGTTCTGTGGGGACTTGGTGATGCCTTAGGCCGAGTGTTCATCGGTGAAAAGGGGCTCGTCATCAAAGATCAGCTCAAAACGCTGTTGCCCGATCTGAGCCCGCAGCAACTCGATGAAATTCTGGTGACGGCCATGCGGAATTTCCGCAAGGATTTGCTTGAAATCTGGACCTTTCCCGCGATGGATCAACAGCGCATCAACGCGATGGTCACTTTTTCCGGTAAGGAGCATCTCGACGCTGCTTTGGCCCGCGGCAAGGGGGCGGTTATTTGCCTTGCGCACTTCGGTTCATGGAAGATTATTTTGCCGGCCTTGGCCTATAATGGCTATACCGTTCACCAAATCGCGGCCAATCCCAAGGTGTTTGTCCGTGAAGGTGAATCCCATGCGCATAACGCCATCATGCAGCGTGAATTGGAGTGTGAACAGTCGTTGCCGGTGAATTTTATTTACGTCAATGAGAAGACTGTCCATAAAGAGCTGTTCAAAGCATTGAAAAACAATGAAATTGTTGTTGTTGCCTTGGACGGGGTCATTGGCACGGATCGGCTTGTCGTACCCTTTTTGAATGGAACCATGGCGCTGTCGCGTGGGCCGGTATCGTTAGCCAAACGCACAGGCGCAGCCCTTATTCCGGAATTCGCCGTACGCGGTGTTGACAATCGACATGTGATTCACCTCGATCCACCCATCTCTCTCGATGGAGACAACGCGGTAGAAGACGCCTTGAACACGTTTGCCAAACGATTTTCCGAGATGGTCACCGCCCACCCCGACCACTACGCCCGCTTCCTCTACACCACCCAAAAATATCCCGTCGACGAAGTGGGATCGATTATTGGGCAGCGTGAGGGAACTGGTTGAATTGATGGTTCTTTCGCCCGATGAAATTTGAAAACGCGGCCGAGAGACATGCTCTCGACCGCGTTTTTTCGCGAGACTATTTTACGATTTTTTTACGGCGTCACAGTCGCTTTTATCTTGGGGTTGGCGCCCGGTTTGGGTTTCGGGCCAGGACCGGGGCCGGGTTTGTTGCTTTGCGACTGGCATAATGCATAGCCGTTTTGGCAATTGACGTTGCATTTGCTGCGAAGTGACGCCTCAGGGAATTGCTGGGCGCACATATACATGCAATTGCGGTACGCGGTCATGCATTCGGCTGAAGCCGATGCCGGGGCACTTAAAGCACAGACCGCCAGAAACAGAACACCAATAATCCATTTTCTGCGCATAATATCCTCCAAATACAATGGGTTAGACGCAATGACGCCAGGGCTGACGAACACAGATGCGCTACCAGAAAACAATATACATCAGTTTCTTCAATTCGTCATCGGTGCAGGAGGATTTCCTGGTCCGTTCGCTCCAGGAAGAGGAGGAGGACCGGCTCCTTGCCGGCGCTGTTGTTGGCACATGGCGAACCCTGTATTGCAATTCGTCATACATTGCATGTTGAGCGATGGTTCGGGGAATTGGGTTGTACAAATTTGAGAACAATTTTCATACGCTTGCTTGCAATGATCTCCGGAATCGGGGCCGGGCATGGGCGGCTTGGGTTTGGATTCCCGTTCCCATGAAACGCCGTTAGACCATTTGATGACACGACCATGATCGGACAACGCGCCGCGTAAGTCATTCCATTCCGGGATCAGGATTTCTTTATTGCCAACCAATGTCGCACAGGTCTGGCGGCCGCGATTATCGGTAACAGCAAACGTTTGGTCAGGGCATCGGTTTTGATCATAACGGATTTCGTAGCTGCGACCTTGCGCGTACCATGTGCCAATGAAGTGGCTTTTGGCCATGGCCGGTGACGACACGGAAAATACGAGCGACAACGCGACCAGAATAAACAGAGATCTCATGAACATACTCCTTTTCTTCGAATTGGAAATGCGCCTCAAAATATTTGGAGCAGGAGGCAATCCATTTGATGCTGCATTACACGATATTTGATGTGTGCGCCATGTTTCCTCCAATTTTTATTAAGGTATTTTTTGATGGGATAGGTATTGCGGATTTTGGCAAAAAGCGAATACTTCCAGTTAAAGAATACTTTGTGTTGCATGGGGTTCTATGCTAGAAATCCGCCCTATGGCACATTTGAGTTTGCAAGACGTTTGTGTTCGTTTTGGCGGGCTGATGGCCCTGACCGATGTAACGTTTGACCTGCATTCCGGTGAGATCCTGAGCCTTATCGGTCCCAACGGTGCCGGGAAAACAACAATTTTTAACGTGATTACCGGTGTGTACAAAGTGTCGTCCGGGCGTGTCCTCTACGATGGCAGCCAACTGACCGGTCGTCGACCTCATCATATCCTCGAAGCGGGTATCGCCCGCACATTTCAAAATATCCGTTTGTTCACGGCCATGACGGCCGTCGAAAATGTCATGGTTGCCCGACATTGCCGGTCTTCAACTGGTGTCTTTGGGGCTGTGCTTCGGCTTGCATCGCAACGAGATGAAGAACGTGACATTCACGATCGAGCCATGAAAGCGCTGGAATTTGTCGGTATGGCCGATCATGCCGACGTTACCGCCAAGAATTTGCCCTACGGGTTGCAGCGTCGTTTGGAAATTGCACGAGCACTTGGCTCTGAACCGAAAACGTTACTACTCGATGAACCCGCAGCCGGGCTCAATCCGTCTGAAAGCAAAGAGTTGATGCAAACCATTCGGCGCATTGCTGAAACCGGTGTCAATGTTCTGCTTGTCGAGCATGACATGAGTGTGGTCATGAATATCAGTGACCGCGTTGTCGTCCTCGACCATGGTGAGCTCATTTGTCAGGGCCGTCCCGAAGAAGTGCAGTGCGATCCTAAAGTGATTCAAGCATACCTCGGGCAAGACCTCGACGAGACGCTTGTCGTCTGAGCAGAGCGGTTTCACATGTTTCT from Desulfovibrio inopinatus DSM 10711 harbors:
- a CDS encoding lysophospholipid acyltransferase family protein; the protein is MPNPIASEVAKSVFLKTMGRLLPRLPLPVLWGLGDALGRVFIGEKGLVIKDQLKTLLPDLSPQQLDEILVTAMRNFRKDLLEIWTFPAMDQQRINAMVTFSGKEHLDAALARGKGAVICLAHFGSWKIILPALAYNGYTVHQIAANPKVFVREGESHAHNAIMQRELECEQSLPVNFIYVNEKTVHKELFKALKNNEIVVVALDGVIGTDRLVVPFLNGTMALSRGPVSLAKRTGAALIPEFAVRGVDNRHVIHLDPPISLDGDNAVEDALNTFAKRFSEMVTAHPDHYARFLYTTQKYPVDEVGSIIGQREGTG
- a CDS encoding ABC transporter ATP-binding protein encodes the protein MAHLSLQDVCVRFGGLMALTDVTFDLHSGEILSLIGPNGAGKTTIFNVITGVYKVSSGRVLYDGSQLTGRRPHHILEAGIARTFQNIRLFTAMTAVENVMVARHCRSSTGVFGAVLRLASQRDEERDIHDRAMKALEFVGMADHADVTAKNLPYGLQRRLEIARALGSEPKTLLLDEPAAGLNPSESKELMQTIRRIAETGVNVLLVEHDMSVVMNISDRVVVLDHGELICQGRPEEVQCDPKVIQAYLGQDLDETLVV